The proteins below come from a single Ruegeria sp. THAF33 genomic window:
- a CDS encoding PLP-dependent aspartate aminotransferase family protein, producing MHDGLRNKGLATRAIHAGEAPDPTSGASAPALHMSSTFVTDQVAGFSAHDLEEEAPYLYGRWANPNVRTLEAKISMLEGTEDCLCLASGMAAATAIFLTFLSAGDHVIVSDVSYAGVAELARDTLPRLGIHVSTVNMSDLSAVSAAIRPNTRLIHTETPVNPIGRLTDLASVSAIAKSAGALLSCDATFASPLGQPSKELGVDLIMHSVTKYIGGHGDAIGGAVAGRKDLIEKIRNESAIHHGSIMSPFNAWMIARGMATLPLRMTAHQAGATVVADWLETRARVTRVIYPGLKSHPQYELAQQQMRNTSGMIAFQVGDHATGEALAQQMIDKLRIVHYAVSLGHHRSLIFWMGTEALMQSSFRLEGAQLASYRDFAGDGVFRLSVGLEDSEDLIADLAQVL from the coding sequence ATGCATGACGGGCTGAGAAACAAGGGCCTAGCGACACGGGCAATCCATGCGGGCGAAGCCCCGGACCCGACCAGCGGTGCGTCTGCGCCGGCCCTGCATATGTCTTCGACATTCGTCACGGATCAGGTGGCGGGGTTCTCGGCCCACGATCTGGAGGAAGAAGCCCCTTATCTTTACGGGCGCTGGGCCAATCCCAACGTCAGGACGCTGGAAGCCAAGATCAGCATGTTGGAAGGCACCGAAGATTGCCTGTGTCTGGCGTCCGGTATGGCGGCGGCCACCGCCATCTTCCTGACGTTCCTGTCGGCCGGGGATCATGTGATCGTTTCCGACGTCTCTTACGCGGGTGTGGCAGAGCTGGCGCGGGACACGCTGCCGCGTCTGGGGATCCATGTCAGCACGGTCAACATGTCCGATCTTTCGGCGGTATCAGCAGCCATCAGGCCGAACACGCGTCTCATCCACACGGAAACACCCGTGAACCCGATCGGTCGTCTGACCGATCTGGCATCGGTTTCAGCAATTGCCAAAAGCGCGGGGGCGTTGCTGTCCTGCGATGCGACTTTTGCGTCTCCGCTTGGTCAGCCAAGCAAAGAGCTGGGCGTTGATCTGATTATGCATTCGGTGACCAAGTACATCGGCGGGCACGGTGATGCCATCGGTGGTGCGGTGGCCGGGCGAAAGGACCTGATCGAGAAAATCCGTAACGAATCCGCGATCCACCACGGCAGCATCATGTCCCCCTTCAACGCGTGGATGATCGCGCGGGGCATGGCCACTCTACCACTGCGGATGACAGCGCATCAGGCGGGTGCCACCGTCGTTGCCGATTGGCTTGAGACACGCGCGCGCGTGACCAGAGTGATCTATCCGGGGCTGAAGTCGCATCCCCAATACGAGCTGGCCCAACAGCAGATGCGCAACACATCCGGCATGATCGCTTTTCAGGTGGGTGATCACGCAACAGGCGAGGCACTGGCCCAGCAGATGATCGATAAACTCCGGATCGTTCACTATGCCGTGTCGCTTGGCCACCATCGCAGTCTGATATTCTGGATGGGAACCGAAGCTTTGATGCAATCGTCCTTCCGATTGGAAGGGGCGCAATTGGCAAGTTACCGGGATTTCGCAGGCGACGGCGTGTTCAGGCTGTCGGTTGGACTGGAAGACTCCGAAGATCTGATCGCAGACTTGGCGCAGGTCCTGTGA
- a CDS encoding OmpA family protein, translating to MRLPYFIVVSLIFLVSAGLSLLAASYAVTKIEETSEFAVRRALDLKGHDWAEVESDGLRVVLTGIAPDEATRFNALTAAGTEVDASRVIDEMEVEATSALAPPRFSAEILRNDHGISIIGLIPASEDRDDLIRRLSNLDPNIAVSDLMETADYPKPDGWDAAISYAIEALASLPRAKISANADLVKITAIADSQQEKQRLERDLTRAAPPSLRIGLAISAPRPVITPFTLRFLINEDGGQFDACSAQDAKARDRIVTAARDAGLSGTYSCTIGLGEPSPRWPEAAEKSIQALARIGKGSVTMSDADITLVAAQGTDPALFDRVVGELETALPQVFALHAVLPEPETSEQTGPVEFSATRSPEGLVQLRGRLGDETLRDMVDSYARAAFGSDQVYTATRIAPGLPADWPVRVLAGLEALAQLHNGALTVTPGSVELTGLSHEEDAKARIAGQLSDKLGEGQEFTLTITYQPPPEPEDALPDPEVCEAQIAEIQTVSKIAFEPGSATIASDSRDTVNQIADILRDCGPIRLEIQGHTDSQGREEMNQQLSQARAQSILNELRGRRIPTSSYTAVGYGETQPIADNDTEEGREANRRIEFRLIRPEPVEASETGLEALEVEVGAEADAPETDQTESTAPDTDAEDQ from the coding sequence ATGCGTCTGCCGTATTTTATCGTTGTTTCCCTGATCTTTCTTGTATCAGCCGGGCTGTCGCTTTTGGCAGCCAGCTATGCCGTCACAAAGATCGAAGAGACATCGGAGTTCGCCGTGCGCCGGGCGCTTGACCTCAAAGGACACGACTGGGCCGAGGTCGAGTCAGACGGCTTGCGCGTGGTCCTGACCGGGATTGCACCCGATGAGGCGACACGATTCAACGCACTGACCGCAGCCGGAACCGAGGTCGATGCTTCCCGCGTAATCGATGAAATGGAGGTCGAAGCAACCTCTGCCCTGGCGCCGCCGCGCTTTTCAGCGGAAATTCTGCGCAACGATCACGGCATCTCGATCATCGGCTTGATCCCCGCCAGCGAAGACAGAGATGACCTGATCAGAAGGCTGAGCAACCTCGACCCCAACATCGCAGTTTCGGACCTGATGGAAACCGCGGATTACCCCAAGCCCGACGGTTGGGATGCCGCGATATCATATGCCATCGAGGCGCTGGCCAGCCTGCCGCGTGCCAAAATTTCCGCAAACGCCGATTTGGTCAAAATCACCGCCATTGCGGACAGCCAACAGGAAAAACAACGTCTCGAACGCGATCTGACCCGCGCCGCGCCGCCCAGCCTGCGGATCGGGCTGGCGATCTCGGCGCCTCGTCCCGTAATAACGCCCTTTACGCTGCGTTTTCTGATCAACGAAGACGGTGGGCAATTTGACGCCTGTTCGGCACAGGATGCAAAGGCACGCGACCGGATCGTGACCGCTGCGCGCGATGCCGGGTTGTCGGGAACATATTCCTGCACCATCGGTCTGGGCGAGCCCTCGCCACGCTGGCCCGAAGCCGCCGAGAAGAGCATTCAGGCACTGGCCAGAATCGGCAAAGGCTCGGTCACGATGTCGGATGCGGACATCACCCTGGTTGCGGCGCAAGGCACGGATCCAGCCTTGTTCGACCGGGTTGTAGGTGAACTTGAAACAGCGTTGCCTCAGGTCTTTGCCCTGCATGCCGTGCTGCCGGAACCTGAAACCAGCGAACAGACCGGACCCGTTGAGTTCTCGGCGACCCGAAGCCCCGAAGGGCTTGTGCAACTGCGAGGGCGTCTGGGGGATGAAACGTTGCGGGACATGGTCGACAGCTATGCCCGCGCGGCCTTCGGCTCGGATCAGGTCTATACCGCGACCCGCATCGCGCCGGGGCTTCCGGCAGATTGGCCGGTGCGTGTTCTGGCCGGCCTCGAGGCGTTGGCCCAGCTTCACAACGGGGCCTTGACCGTAACACCAGGCTCGGTCGAACTGACCGGCCTCAGCCATGAAGAGGATGCCAAAGCCCGTATCGCAGGTCAGTTGTCGGACAAGCTGGGCGAAGGGCAGGAATTCACTCTGACGATCACCTATCAGCCTCCGCCAGAGCCCGAAGACGCGCTGCCCGATCCTGAAGTCTGCGAAGCGCAGATCGCCGAAATCCAGACCGTCAGCAAAATTGCGTTCGAACCCGGATCAGCGACGATCGCATCCGACTCGCGCGATACGGTGAACCAGATCGCCGACATCCTGCGTGACTGCGGGCCGATCCGGCTGGAGATCCAGGGCCATACGGACAGCCAGGGCCGCGAAGAGATGAACCAGCAGCTCAGCCAGGCACGGGCGCAATCGATTCTGAACGAGCTGCGCGGGCGGCGCATTCCCACCAGCAGCTACACTGCCGTTGGATACGGTGAAACACAGCCCATCGCGGACAACGACACCGAAGAAGGCCGCGAAGCCAACCGGCGGATCGAGTTCCGGCTGATTCGTCCCGAACCGGTCGAAGCCTCCGAAACAGGCCTCGAAGCGCTCGAGGTCGAGGTTGGGGCTGAGGCTGACGCGCCTGAAACGGATCAGACCGAATCGACCGCACCAGACACGGACGCAGAGGACCAGTAA
- the ubiA gene encoding 4-hydroxybenzoate octaprenyltransferase — protein MQGNAPTPDGQVADAVSGNWVDTHAPAFARPYLRLSRADRPIGTWLLLIPCWWGLALAILHDGQPRWEDLWIAVGCAFGAFLMRGAGCTWNDITDREFDGQVERTRSRPIPSGQVSVRQAAVWMVLQCILALGILLSFNQAAIAMGVLSLLPVTIYPFAKRFTWWPQVFLGLAFNWGALLAWAAHSGSVGWPAVTLYLSGIAWTLFYDTIYAHQDAEDDELIGIKSTARLFGADTARWLKYFLVATVSLMGLAIVDAGVPDASMLALGVALCGPWAMGWHMMWQLRALDIEDNARLLQLFRLNRDTGLIPLIFLCVALLL, from the coding sequence ATGCAAGGCAATGCCCCAACACCAGATGGTCAAGTCGCCGATGCCGTCAGCGGCAACTGGGTCGACACCCACGCCCCGGCCTTTGCCCGCCCCTATCTTCGCCTCAGCCGCGCCGACCGGCCCATCGGGACATGGCTGCTGCTGATTCCCTGCTGGTGGGGGCTGGCTCTGGCGATCCTGCATGATGGTCAGCCGCGTTGGGAAGATCTGTGGATCGCCGTGGGATGCGCATTTGGGGCCTTCCTGATGCGGGGCGCCGGTTGCACGTGGAATGACATTACGGATCGGGAATTCGACGGGCAGGTCGAACGCACACGCTCGCGCCCGATTCCTTCGGGTCAGGTCAGTGTCCGGCAGGCCGCGGTCTGGATGGTCCTGCAATGCATTCTGGCGCTTGGCATCCTTCTCAGCTTCAATCAGGCGGCGATCGCAATGGGTGTTCTGTCCCTGCTGCCCGTGACGATCTATCCGTTTGCCAAACGGTTTACCTGGTGGCCTCAGGTGTTTCTGGGGCTGGCCTTCAACTGGGGCGCCCTACTGGCCTGGGCGGCGCATAGCGGTTCCGTGGGATGGCCAGCGGTGACGCTTTACCTGTCTGGAATCGCGTGGACCCTGTTCTACGATACAATCTATGCGCATCAGGATGCCGAGGATGACGAACTGATCGGCATCAAATCAACCGCCCGTCTGTTCGGAGCTGATACAGCGCGGTGGCTGAAGTACTTTTTGGTGGCGACCGTGTCGCTGATGGGGCTGGCCATCGTCGATGCAGGGGTGCCGGATGCCTCGATGCTGGCATTGGGCGTTGCGCTCTGTGGGCCTTGGGCAATGGGCTGGCACATGATGTGGCAACTCCGCGCGCTGGACATCGAAGACAATGCCAGGCTGTTGCAATTGTTCAGGCTCAACCGCGACACTGGCTTGATTCCGCTGATCTTCCTCTGCGTCGCCCTGTTGCTCTGA
- a CDS encoding 16S rRNA (uracil(1498)-N(3))-methyltransferase, producing the protein MSAKIRLYVEQPLGQGQSVPLTRDQAHYLFGVMRLAVKGQVALFNGRDGEWLAEVSEAGKRGGRLTCLEQTKPLQLPPDLWFLFAPIKKARTDFIVEKAAEMGAARILPVQTEFTNSERIRQDRLQAHAVEAAEQCGGTFVPEVADLQRLDRLLDAWPEDRQLMFCNEAEVGSALRLAANEKGRPWAILIGPEGGFSDQERARLTGLPFAHVVSLGPRILRADTAAVAALTMWQQALGDWA; encoded by the coding sequence ATGAGTGCGAAGATCAGACTGTATGTAGAGCAGCCCTTGGGTCAGGGGCAATCGGTTCCTTTGACGCGCGACCAGGCGCACTACCTCTTTGGTGTCATGCGCCTTGCGGTCAAAGGGCAGGTCGCCCTGTTCAACGGGCGGGACGGAGAGTGGTTGGCCGAAGTCTCCGAGGCGGGAAAGCGTGGCGGGAGGCTGACTTGCCTTGAACAGACGAAACCGTTGCAACTGCCGCCCGATCTGTGGTTTCTGTTCGCGCCCATCAAAAAGGCCCGCACCGATTTCATCGTGGAAAAAGCCGCCGAAATGGGTGCGGCGCGTATCCTGCCTGTTCAGACCGAGTTCACCAATTCCGAACGCATTCGTCAGGACCGCCTGCAGGCCCATGCGGTCGAGGCGGCCGAGCAGTGCGGCGGAACCTTCGTGCCCGAGGTGGCCGATTTACAGCGGTTGGATCGGCTGCTGGATGCATGGCCCGAAGATCGGCAACTGATGTTCTGCAACGAAGCCGAGGTTGGATCGGCCCTGCGACTGGCCGCCAATGAAAAAGGACGGCCCTGGGCGATTCTCATCGGCCCGGAAGGCGGGTTTTCGGACCAGGAACGCGCGCGTTTGACAGGGTTGCCATTCGCGCATGTGGTCAGCCTTGGCCCTCGTATCCTGCGGGCCGACACGGCAGCGGTGGCTGCATTGACCATGTGGCAGCAGGCGTTGGGGGATTGGGCGTGA
- a CDS encoding GNAT family N-acetyltransferase encodes MIQEASPSDAPAIEAFLAKHPDTSMFLRSNLLAHGIGFGDDDHSTRFFIWGQDRIQGVFGLTKKGYLMAQLPDCSPEAAQALAGRIAGQIVLGMTGAAQQVEMILDALGLGQAGYRLHHDEPLYRLDLGEIPEAPIPFRALSEADRPLLTRWFADYFEDTDQAKGQEAREMASDRITTDIQSGRAIVMLEDDAPVAMAAINASVRDQVQVGGVFVPRENRNCGLGRKVTTAVLQKARTEGANKAILFANNPPAARAYEAMGFQQVGWYRVALLQTPQKVMS; translated from the coding sequence GTGATCCAAGAAGCCTCGCCGTCTGATGCCCCGGCCATTGAGGCGTTTTTGGCCAAACATCCCGATACTTCCATGTTTCTGCGCAGCAACCTGTTGGCGCACGGGATTGGATTTGGAGACGATGACCACTCTACCCGGTTCTTCATTTGGGGGCAGGATCGCATCCAAGGCGTATTCGGCCTGACCAAAAAGGGCTACCTGATGGCGCAACTGCCCGATTGTTCGCCAGAGGCCGCTCAGGCATTAGCGGGTCGGATCGCAGGTCAGATCGTTCTGGGCATGACAGGGGCTGCACAACAGGTTGAGATGATATTGGACGCGCTAGGGCTTGGACAGGCCGGTTATCGCCTGCATCATGATGAACCCCTGTACCGCCTGGATCTGGGCGAAATCCCAGAGGCACCGATTCCATTTCGTGCCCTGTCCGAAGCAGACCGGCCGTTACTGACGCGTTGGTTTGCGGATTACTTCGAGGATACCGACCAGGCCAAAGGGCAAGAGGCGCGTGAAATGGCCTCCGACCGGATCACCACCGATATTCAATCAGGCAGGGCGATTGTCATGCTGGAAGACGACGCCCCCGTAGCCATGGCCGCCATCAATGCATCAGTCCGGGATCAGGTTCAGGTCGGCGGTGTATTTGTGCCGCGCGAGAACAGAAATTGTGGACTCGGGCGCAAGGTCACAACAGCTGTGCTACAAAAGGCGAGGACCGAGGGCGCGAACAAGGCCATCCTGTTCGCCAACAATCCACCTGCCGCGCGAGCCTATGAGGCGATGGGGTTTCAGCAGGTCGGCTGGTATCGGGTCGCCCTGTTACAAACACCACAAAAGGTGATGTCATGA
- a CDS encoding glutamate--cysteine ligase has translation MSIPQSGGGPIERHEQLAEYLESGCKPKADWRIGTEHEKFGYCKDTLKPLPFEGARSIVAVLEGLRDRHGWAEVREAGHLIGLEKDGANVSLEPGGALELSGAPLETIHETCDEVNTHLREVKDIADEIGVGFIGLGAAPTWTHEEMPLMPKGRYRLMNDYMEKVGTMGRAMMRRTCTVQVNIDFGSEADMVQKLRVALALQPVATALFANSPFFEGKVNGQKSWRSYIWRHLDDARTGMLPFVFEDGFGFERYVQYALDVPMYFVYRDGQYINALGMSFRDFLKGELPALPGETPTLSDWADHLTTAFPEARIKKFMEMRGADGGPWRRLCALPAFWVGLTYDQTALDAAWDLVKGWDTETREALRVAAAKDGLQAKVGTINMHDLAREVVAISEAGLKARAYPGAGGLVPDETHFLNALKDSIQSGKVPADELLEHYNGDWNGDLTRIFPEYSY, from the coding sequence ATGTCCATCCCCCAGTCCGGCGGCGGACCAATCGAACGCCACGAGCAATTGGCCGAATATCTGGAGTCGGGCTGCAAGCCCAAGGCAGACTGGCGCATCGGCACCGAGCATGAGAAATTCGGCTACTGCAAGGACACGCTGAAACCGTTGCCGTTCGAAGGTGCGCGATCCATCGTGGCGGTGTTGGAGGGCCTGCGTGACCGGCACGGTTGGGCCGAAGTCCGTGAAGCGGGTCATCTGATCGGTCTGGAAAAGGACGGCGCCAATGTCAGCCTGGAGCCGGGCGGCGCGCTGGAGCTGTCGGGAGCTCCGCTCGAGACCATCCACGAAACCTGTGATGAGGTGAACACCCACCTGCGCGAGGTAAAGGACATCGCAGATGAGATCGGCGTGGGTTTCATCGGTCTGGGCGCGGCACCGACCTGGACACATGAGGAAATGCCGTTGATGCCCAAGGGGCGGTATCGGCTGATGAACGACTATATGGAAAAGGTCGGCACCATGGGCCGCGCCATGATGCGACGGACCTGCACGGTTCAGGTCAACATCGATTTCGGGTCCGAGGCCGACATGGTGCAGAAACTGCGCGTGGCGCTGGCCTTGCAGCCGGTGGCAACGGCGTTGTTTGCGAACTCGCCCTTTTTCGAAGGCAAGGTAAATGGCCAGAAAAGCTGGCGCAGCTATATCTGGCGGCATCTGGACGATGCGCGTACGGGCATGCTGCCTTTCGTGTTCGAAGACGGCTTTGGGTTCGAGCGTTACGTGCAATATGCGCTCGATGTTCCGATGTATTTCGTCTATCGCGACGGCCAGTACATCAATGCGCTGGGCATGTCTTTCCGCGACTTCCTGAAAGGCGAACTGCCCGCTCTGCCGGGTGAAACGCCCACGCTCAGCGATTGGGCCGACCACCTGACCACCGCCTTCCCCGAGGCGCGGATCAAGAAATTCATGGAAATGCGCGGGGCTGATGGCGGCCCGTGGCGGCGCCTGTGTGCCTTGCCCGCCTTCTGGGTCGGCCTGACTTACGATCAAACGGCCCTGGACGCGGCCTGGGATCTGGTCAAAGGCTGGGACACCGAGACCCGCGAGGCGCTGCGTGTCGCGGCTGCCAAAGACGGTCTGCAAGCGAAAGTCGGCACCATCAACATGCACGATCTGGCGCGTGAGGTTGTGGCGATCTCCGAGGCCGGCCTGAAAGCCCGCGCCTATCCCGGTGCCGGTGGCCTGGTGCCGGACGAGACCCATTTCCTCAACGCGCTCAAGGACAGCATCCAAAGCGGGAAAGTGCCTGCGGATGAGTTGCTGGAACACTACAACGGCGACTGGAACGGTGATCTGACCCGGATTTTCCCCGAATACAGCTATTGA
- the pheS gene encoding phenylalanine--tRNA ligase subunit alpha: MDDLKAKYLGQIAEAGDENALEAIRVAAVGKKGEVALKMRELGKMTPEERQVAGPALNALKDEINSALSAKKAALADAALDERLRTEWLDVTLPTRPRRQGSIHPVSQATEELTAIFAELGFSVAEGPRIETDWHNFDALNIPGHHPARAEMDTFYMHRAEGDNRPPHVLRTHTSPVQIRSMEKQGAPIRVICPGGVYRADYDQTHTPMFHQVEGLAIDKEISMANLKWVLEEFVKAFFEVDDVELRFRASHFPFTEPSAEVDIRCSWDNGQLKIGEGDDWMEILGSGMVHPKVIAAGGIDPEVYQGFAFGIGIDRLAMLKYGIPDLRAFFDSDLRWLRHYGFAALDMPNLHGGLSR, from the coding sequence ATGGACGATCTTAAGGCAAAATATCTGGGCCAAATCGCCGAGGCAGGCGACGAGAACGCGCTTGAGGCGATCCGTGTCGCCGCCGTGGGCAAAAAAGGCGAGGTCGCGCTGAAGATGCGCGAGTTGGGCAAAATGACGCCCGAGGAACGCCAGGTGGCAGGCCCCGCGCTGAATGCCCTGAAGGATGAGATCAATTCGGCCCTGTCCGCCAAAAAGGCCGCTTTGGCCGATGCCGCGCTGGATGAACGTCTGCGCACCGAATGGCTGGACGTCACCCTGCCGACCCGCCCGCGCCGTCAGGGCTCGATCCACCCGGTCAGCCAGGCGACCGAGGAACTGACCGCGATCTTTGCCGAACTGGGATTCTCGGTGGCCGAAGGGCCGCGGATCGAGACCGACTGGCACAATTTCGACGCGCTGAACATCCCCGGCCACCACCCCGCGCGGGCCGAGATGGACACGTTCTATATGCACCGCGCCGAGGGCGATAACCGCCCGCCGCATGTGCTGCGGACACACACATCTCCGGTGCAGATCCGCTCGATGGAGAAACAGGGCGCGCCGATCCGCGTCATCTGTCCGGGCGGCGTCTACCGCGCTGACTATGACCAGACCCACACGCCGATGTTCCATCAGGTCGAGGGGCTGGCGATTGACAAAGAAATCTCGATGGCGAACCTGAAATGGGTTCTGGAAGAGTTCGTGAAGGCGTTTTTCGAGGTCGACGACGTCGAGCTGCGCTTCCGCGCCTCGCACTTCCCCTTTACCGAGCCATCGGCCGAGGTTGATATCCGCTGTTCCTGGGATAACGGCCAGCTGAAGATCGGCGAGGGCGACGACTGGATGGAGATTCTGGGCTCGGGCATGGTCCACCCCAAGGTGATCGCCGCCGGTGGCATCGATCCCGAGGTCTATCAGGGCTTTGCATTCGGCATCGGGATCGACCGTCTGGCGATGCTGAAATACGGCATTCCCGATCTGCGGGCGTTCTTTGACAGCGACCTGCGCTGGCTGAGGCACTATGGGTTTGCGGCGCTGGATATGCCGAACCTGCATGGTGGTTTGTCGCGGTGA
- a CDS encoding PHB depolymerase family esterase: MIHRLLCLLLLTATQALAVDTCHGDTACEVGDRSYHVLEPDGWDGVTPLPVLLHFHGWARQGNVVVNHERIAGATKLRGVLLVAPNGLGKSWDFWTPDTGDVPFADAVLEDVAKRYPIDPDRIYVSGYSFGGAMAWRYVCQSGNDIAALLAVAGSIRQTEACPEAPREVRHVHGLDDTVMDFPFGPGGDTTYPVALWRKKYNCNGATPRGDWSVRPFLTLSRVEWADCAQGQVVLDTHPGGHFIPHGWIGRQLDELLGRTPTYP, from the coding sequence ATGATCCATCGACTTCTTTGCCTCCTGTTGCTAACTGCCACCCAAGCCCTCGCGGTGGATACCTGTCATGGCGATACGGCCTGTGAGGTCGGCGACCGCTCGTACCATGTGCTGGAACCCGATGGCTGGGACGGTGTAACGCCTCTGCCCGTGCTGCTGCATTTCCACGGCTGGGCGCGGCAGGGTAATGTTGTCGTGAACCACGAACGCATTGCCGGCGCGACGAAGCTGCGGGGCGTGTTGCTGGTGGCCCCGAACGGTCTGGGCAAAAGCTGGGATTTCTGGACCCCGGACACGGGCGATGTGCCCTTTGCCGATGCGGTGCTGGAGGATGTGGCCAAGCGCTATCCGATTGATCCGGACCGTATCTATGTCTCGGGATATTCCTTCGGAGGCGCGATGGCGTGGCGCTATGTCTGTCAGTCAGGCAATGACATTGCCGCCCTGCTGGCCGTTGCAGGCAGCATCCGCCAGACTGAAGCCTGCCCCGAAGCCCCGCGCGAGGTGCGCCATGTGCATGGGCTGGACGACACGGTGATGGATTTTCCCTTTGGACCGGGCGGCGATACCACCTACCCGGTGGCGCTGTGGCGAAAGAAATACAACTGCAACGGTGCCACCCCGCGCGGGGATTGGAGCGTGAGACCGTTCCTGACGCTCAGCCGGGTGGAATGGGCCGATTGTGCGCAGGGGCAGGTGGTGCTGGACACCCATCCGGGCGGGCATTTCATCCCGCATGGCTGGATCGGGCGGCAATTGGACGAGCTTTTGGGCCGCACCCCCACCTATCCGTGA